A single region of the bacterium genome encodes:
- the hemE gene encoding uroporphyrinogen decarboxylase: protein MNPRDRFLRTCRGEEVDRPPVWLMRQAGRYLPEYRAVRKGVTFLEMCADVERAVTVSLQPIDLVGAEAVILFQDIFTPIPPMGVDLDFAPGPVIADPIREAEQIEKLRVPDPRETVPFVFEIIGRLREALASRDVPLLGFGGAPFTLAAYLIQGSGSKDFSILKAMLQTRPDEVEALLEKLTALTIDYLKAQIEAGAEAVQLFDTWAGLLDPAAYERWVQPYHERIAAALRDEPAPMILYVQNGSHVVDRIAEAGADVISLDWRVRLGDVAKAHGHAVSLQGNLDPCWLHAPRERIFEMVREMAEAAAPARGHILNLGHGCLPDTPVEGVKAFTDAARALSR, encoded by the coding sequence TTGAACCCCCGCGACCGTTTTCTCCGCACTTGTCGGGGTGAGGAAGTCGATCGACCGCCGGTCTGGCTGATGCGCCAGGCGGGGCGCTACCTGCCCGAGTACCGCGCCGTCCGGAAGGGCGTGACGTTCCTCGAGATGTGCGCCGACGTGGAGCGGGCGGTCACCGTATCGCTCCAGCCGATCGATCTCGTCGGGGCGGAGGCGGTGATCCTCTTCCAGGACATCTTCACCCCGATTCCGCCGATGGGCGTGGATCTCGATTTCGCCCCGGGACCCGTGATCGCCGACCCGATCCGGGAGGCGGAGCAGATCGAGAAGCTCCGGGTGCCGGATCCCCGTGAGACCGTGCCCTTCGTCTTCGAGATCATCGGTCGTCTGCGCGAAGCCCTTGCTTCCCGGGACGTCCCGCTCCTCGGTTTCGGCGGCGCGCCCTTCACGTTGGCCGCCTACCTGATCCAGGGCAGCGGCTCGAAGGACTTCTCGATCCTCAAGGCGATGCTGCAGACGCGGCCGGACGAGGTCGAAGCGCTGCTCGAGAAGCTGACCGCCCTCACGATCGACTACCTGAAGGCCCAGATCGAGGCGGGGGCGGAAGCCGTCCAGCTCTTCGACACCTGGGCGGGGCTCCTTGATCCGGCGGCCTACGAACGTTGGGTGCAGCCCTATCACGAGCGGATCGCGGCCGCGCTCCGGGACGAGCCGGCGCCGATGATCCTCTACGTCCAGAACGGCTCCCACGTGGTCGACCGGATCGCGGAGGCCGGCGCCGACGTGATCTCGCTGGACTGGCGCGTGCGCCTCGGTGACGTGGCGAAGGCCCACGGCCACGCGGTCAGCCTCCAGGGCAACCTCGATCCGTGCTGGCTCCACGCCCCGCGCGAGCGGATCTTCGAGATGGTCCGCGAAATGGCCGAAGCCGCCGCCCCGGCGCGTGGCCACATCCTGAACCTGGGCCACGGCTGCCTGCCGGATACGCCGGTCGAAGGGGTCAAGGCGTTCACCGACGCGGCCCGAGCGCTCTCTCGCTGA
- the hemH gene encoding ferrochelatase — protein sequence MSSPAQSRPLTGVLLVNLGTPDAPETAPVRRYLRQFLGDRRVLTLPAPLRWLLLNLVILPTRPAKSAAAYREVWTDQGSPLLVHSRALTARVAEALGGDYQVELAMRYGNPSIEGGLAALEAAGADRIVVLPLFPQYASSVTASVSAEVMRVLDAGGDFPPIEILGAFHDAPGFIEPWATFAGPDLAAFGADHVLFSFHGLPEDQIRASDPTKRHCLSSEGCCDAPGPSLRRCYRAQCYGTARALGAALGLEPDQYSVSFQSRLGPRPWIRPFTDEVLPTLSERGVKRLAVFCPSFVADCLETLEEIGIRLREQWTEDGGDALWLSPCPNGDRGFAEGVAGWIRASSEGR from the coding sequence ATGTCCTCGCCCGCGCAGTCCCGCCCCCTGACGGGCGTCCTGCTCGTGAACCTCGGAACGCCGGATGCGCCGGAGACCGCGCCCGTCCGCCGATATCTGCGTCAATTCCTGGGCGATCGCCGTGTCCTGACGCTGCCGGCGCCTCTGCGCTGGCTGCTGCTGAACCTCGTCATCCTCCCAACCCGCCCGGCGAAGTCCGCCGCCGCGTATCGCGAGGTCTGGACCGACCAGGGATCCCCACTGCTCGTCCACTCCCGAGCCCTCACGGCCCGCGTGGCCGAGGCGCTCGGCGGCGACTATCAGGTCGAGCTCGCCATGCGCTACGGCAACCCGTCGATCGAGGGCGGATTGGCGGCCCTCGAGGCGGCCGGCGCCGACCGGATCGTCGTCCTCCCGCTCTTTCCGCAGTACGCCTCGAGCGTGACCGCCTCGGTCTCCGCCGAAGTGATGCGCGTTCTCGACGCGGGCGGCGACTTCCCGCCGATCGAGATCCTCGGCGCCTTCCACGACGCCCCGGGCTTCATCGAGCCCTGGGCGACCTTCGCCGGCCCGGACCTCGCGGCCTTCGGCGCCGATCACGTCCTCTTCAGCTTCCACGGCCTGCCCGAGGACCAGATCCGGGCCAGCGACCCGACGAAGCGCCACTGCCTCTCGAGCGAAGGATGCTGCGACGCCCCCGGCCCGAGCCTCCGGCGCTGCTACCGGGCCCAGTGCTACGGAACGGCGAGAGCGCTCGGCGCTGCGCTCGGCCTCGAGCCGGACCAGTACAGCGTGTCCTTCCAGTCCCGCCTCGGCCCCCGCCCGTGGATCCGCCCCTTCACGGACGAGGTCCTCCCGACCCTTTCCGAACGGGGCGTGAAGCGATTGGCGGTGTTCTGTCCGTCCTTCGTCGCCGACTGCCTCGAAACCCTCGAAGAGATCGGCATCCGGCTGCGCGAGCAGTGGACCGAAGACGGCGGCGACGCCCTCTGGCTCTCCCCGTGCCCGAACGGCGATCGCGGATTCGCGGAGGGCGTAGCCGGCTGGATCCGAGCCTCGAGCGAAGGACGGTAG
- a CDS encoding acyl-CoA dehydrogenase family protein: MQLILDEDQQMIAQTALDFVDEHSPVARFRELRDSGAELGYSADLYREMAGLGWTGIPFDEKVGGAGMGFAELVLIVEALGRKLAPEPFLGGVTMGGSALALGGNEALVSAWLPKVVDGSKVVAFAHQEKNSRYDAYAIATRAEATEGGYRLTGEKVQVLDAVGADAVIVPARVAGESGDRDGITLFLVESGASGLSVTRQTRVDHRNAAIVSLDGVEVTGASVLGIEGQGADLIDAVLDRAICVLTAEMLGGMSEAFDLTVEYLKTREQFGVKIGSFQGLQHRAAEVFCEIELARSCVMAAARALDAGAPDATKLVSLAKAKCSDAYLLAANEGVQIFAGVGMTDEYDIGFYLKRARAAELTFGDSAFHRNRWAELGAY, from the coding sequence ATGCAATTGATCCTGGACGAAGACCAGCAGATGATCGCGCAGACGGCGCTCGACTTCGTGGACGAGCACTCCCCGGTCGCGCGCTTCCGCGAGCTGCGCGACAGCGGCGCGGAGCTCGGCTACTCGGCCGACCTCTACAGGGAGATGGCCGGCCTCGGATGGACGGGCATTCCCTTCGACGAGAAGGTCGGCGGGGCGGGCATGGGCTTTGCCGAGCTCGTGCTGATCGTCGAGGCGCTCGGTCGCAAGCTCGCCCCCGAGCCCTTCCTGGGGGGCGTCACGATGGGCGGCTCCGCGCTGGCCCTCGGCGGCAACGAGGCGCTCGTTTCGGCCTGGCTGCCGAAGGTCGTCGACGGCTCCAAGGTCGTCGCGTTCGCGCACCAGGAGAAGAACTCGCGCTACGACGCGTACGCGATCGCGACCCGCGCCGAAGCGACCGAAGGGGGCTACCGCCTGACCGGCGAGAAGGTGCAGGTCCTCGACGCGGTGGGCGCCGACGCCGTGATCGTGCCCGCGCGCGTCGCCGGAGAGAGCGGCGACCGCGACGGCATCACGCTCTTCCTCGTCGAGTCCGGCGCCTCGGGCCTGTCGGTCACGCGACAGACCCGCGTCGACCACCGCAACGCGGCGATCGTGAGCCTCGACGGCGTCGAGGTGACGGGCGCGTCGGTCCTCGGAATCGAAGGGCAGGGCGCCGACCTGATCGACGCCGTCCTCGACCGCGCGATCTGCGTGCTGACCGCGGAGATGCTGGGCGGAATGAGCGAGGCCTTCGATCTGACCGTCGAGTACCTCAAGACCCGCGAACAGTTCGGCGTGAAGATCGGGTCCTTCCAGGGACTCCAGCACCGCGCGGCCGAGGTCTTCTGCGAGATCGAACTCGCTCGCTCCTGCGTGATGGCCGCGGCTCGGGCGCTCGATGCGGGCGCCCCCGACGCGACGAAGCTGGTCAGCCTCGCGAAGGCGAAGTGCTCGGACGCCTACCTGCTCGCCGCGAACGAAGGCGTACAGATCTTCGCGGGCGTCGGCATGACCGACGAGTACGACATCGGCTTCTACCTGAAGCGGGCTCGCGCGGCGGAGCTCACCTTCGGCGATTCCGCGTTCCACCGGAACCGCTGGGCGGAGCTGGGGGCGTATTGA
- a CDS encoding acyl-CoA dehydrogenase family protein: MSDLEAFRAEARAWLDENAPDGVRGMKADELNGVWGGKRCEFEHPDQKVWLERMGAKGWTAPTWPAEYGGGGLSKEEAKVLSQEMKALDLPPALIGFGLTMIGPTLLRFGNEDQKQQHLPKIIRGEIRWCQGYSEPGAGSDLASLQTKAERDGDEFIINGTKVWTSYADQADWIFALVRNDNSGIKQEGITFILIDMDDPGVKVSPILLISGKSPFCETHFTDVRVPVENVIHEIGAGWTVAKALLGHERTMIADTFGSSSGGTRKPGERSFLSTLAVERVGERDGKISDPVIRDDVARMEMETKAFGLTTQRTADAAKAGHQPGPESSMFKLYGTELNKTRMELMVRILGPDALGWEGDGFDEFALDTTRDWLRSRGNSIEGGTSEVQLNVIAKRVLGLPA, from the coding sequence ATGTCGGACCTCGAAGCGTTTCGCGCGGAGGCACGCGCGTGGTTGGATGAAAACGCACCGGACGGCGTCCGGGGCATGAAGGCCGACGAGCTGAACGGCGTCTGGGGCGGCAAGCGCTGCGAGTTCGAGCATCCGGACCAGAAGGTCTGGCTCGAACGGATGGGCGCCAAGGGCTGGACGGCCCCGACCTGGCCCGCGGAGTACGGAGGCGGCGGTCTCTCGAAGGAAGAGGCGAAGGTGCTCTCCCAGGAGATGAAGGCCCTCGACCTCCCGCCGGCGCTGATCGGCTTCGGTCTGACGATGATCGGTCCGACGCTCCTTCGCTTCGGAAACGAAGACCAGAAGCAGCAGCACCTGCCGAAGATCATTCGCGGGGAGATCCGCTGGTGCCAGGGCTATTCCGAGCCGGGGGCCGGTTCGGACCTGGCCTCGCTCCAGACGAAGGCGGAGCGCGACGGCGACGAGTTCATCATCAACGGGACGAAGGTCTGGACGAGCTACGCCGATCAGGCGGACTGGATCTTCGCGCTCGTCCGGAACGACAACTCGGGCATCAAGCAGGAAGGCATCACCTTCATCCTGATCGACATGGACGATCCGGGCGTGAAGGTGAGCCCGATCCTGCTGATCTCGGGCAAGTCGCCGTTCTGCGAGACCCACTTCACCGACGTGCGCGTTCCGGTCGAGAACGTGATCCACGAGATCGGCGCGGGCTGGACGGTCGCGAAGGCGCTGCTCGGGCACGAGCGCACGATGATCGCGGACACCTTCGGCTCCTCGTCCGGTGGGACGCGCAAGCCCGGTGAGCGCAGCTTCCTCTCGACCCTCGCCGTCGAACGCGTCGGCGAGCGCGACGGGAAGATCTCCGACCCGGTGATCCGCGACGACGTGGCGCGAATGGAGATGGAGACGAAGGCGTTCGGGCTCACGACCCAGCGCACGGCGGACGCGGCGAAGGCCGGCCATCAGCCGGGGCCGGAGAGCTCGATGTTCAAGCTCTACGGAACCGAGCTCAACAAGACGCGCATGGAGCTGATGGTCCGGATCCTCGGCCCCGACGCGCTCGGTTGGGAAGGCGACGGCTTCGACGAGTTCGCGCTCGACACGACGCGTGACTGGCTCCGAAGCCGCGGCAACTCCATCGAGGGCGGGACCTCCGAGGTCCAGCTGAACGTCATCGCGAAGCGCGTGCTCGGCCTGCCGGCTTGA